The stretch of DNA TGGTTGAGTGGTTATGTGTGTTAAGCTTGGTGTAGCTGTTTTAGTATGGCTTCGCGTATGAACTCGCTCCTTGTTAGCCCCTTCTTCTCTGCGCGGCGGTCTATCTCCTCGAGGAGGTCTGCCTCGATCTTGAATGTGACGACCTTGATCCTTTTCTCCCTCCTTCTGGGGGCGTAGGTGACTATTATCTCCATGGCTGCCATTGAGTCTCCCCGGCTTTGGGTTTTTCTGGGTTTTGGAGTGTGATATGCTGGCGTGGTTTGGAGGTCTATAGGGAGGGGGGTTTGCGTGTGTATCCCGTGGCTGGCCGAGAGTATTCCTAGCCTTGCCCTTACCCGGCTATCCTGTGGTTTGGAGGAGTGTGAGGGTTATCTCTATGCCCCCGTCCTCTTGTCCAGGTATTGCCAGGTCATACCTTATTTTTGATGCGGCTATTAGGCCGTCTATTCTGGCGAGCTCCATGCTGAGGGGCGCCTGGGCCCAGGGGTTTTGGCTCAGGCCAGCCGCCTGGGGTAGTAATACCACCTGCAGCCCCCTCTTCGCCCCCTCCGGCGTCTCCACCTTCTGGAAGCTAACGTTCACCCTGACGGCCGCCGAGACTGCGCCCTGAGCTATGAACTGGCCCCAGTCTATGCCTAGGGCGCCGCTTAGGTAGTAGTGTAGGTATAGGGGGGCTATGCCGGGGAATACTTCTACCCCGATGATCTCGCCCTGGCTCCCCTGGGCGAAGGAGAGGCCCGTTAGGAAAGCCTCCTCCCACCTGAGGACGTCCATGGGGGTTTCAAGGCCGGAGGCCGGGTCGATTCTAGCCATCGAGGTTAGGGCGTTCTCGCCGTACTCGTAGCGTATCTTATACTGGAGCTCCCCGGCCTTGTAGAGCTCGGCCACCCCGCTCCTGGAGCTTGGGCTGTTGTCAACCACCACCCGGTACACGTCGCCGCCGACCCTCACCTCGTACTCAAGCCTATCGACACTGTCGAGGATTGCGCCGAGGCTCGGTGTTGGGCTTGCAAGGCTTTTCAGCACGCCATAGTGCATGTAGTAGACAGCGGCCCCGCCAACAGCGGAGAGCAGGGCTAGGGCGGCGAAGACGGTGAACAACGGCTTGAAAGACACCAGCTTCATAACCCGCAGACACCCATCCAACCCCTGGGACTGCTAGTGGATTTAAAGCCTGCTGGCTCCGTTGGGTAGTGTGGGTGTCCAGCGGTGACACTAGGCCTGGACAGGGGTACCAACGCTATGGGCCACGAGGGGTGGACCAGGGTTAGGTGCAGGGTATGCGGCACGTACCTAGACATAACAGGACAGCCGCCCGGGGGGAGGAGCATAACACTCGTGTACGCATGCCCCAGATGCGCCAAGGACTATGGAGCCTACTTCTGCAGGGCCGACGCGAGGAGCCTGAAATACCGCTGCCCCTTCTGCGGCTCCGAGCTAGTGGTCATATCCCCCGTAACAACAACGCAGGTCTAACCCTCCAGCGGGCCCGGCCCCTCCATCCCCTCCGATATCCAGGGTGTTTTACAGGTTGATTGTTAGGGAGGAGTGGATAACCCCCCACAGGCGGGTTGTGGTCGTCGAGGACGGGGGGAGGAGGTTCTACAGCATAGACTTCTACATGGAGTGGCGCGGGGGGACGCCCCAGGGTTTGGAGAGGGTGGCGGGCGTCGGTGGTAAGGAGGTTTGGAGGCTCCCCCTGCTGGGGGGGTGTGAGGCCCTCTTCCTGGCGACCCCCGCCGGCCTTGAGGTCATAAGCCTCAGGCTCTCCACCAGCGTCGACCAGGATCCGGCTGGGGGTGACGCCAGGTCTGCCGTAGCCCTGTGTGAGGAGGGTTTTAGGCGGTGGCTAGGGTCTGCGCGCTCCTGAGCGGGGGTAAGGACAGCAACTACGCCCTATACCTCTCCCTCGCGAGGGGCGATGAGGTCGTCTGCATCCTGGCAGTGAAGCCTAGGAGGAGGGATAGCTGGATGTTCCACACCGCAGCACTGGAGGCCCCCCGGCTTCAGGCCGAGGCTATGGGCCTCTCCCACGCCTATAGGGAGGCTGTTGTAAGCGGGGTGAGGGAGAGGGAGGTGGAGGAGCTGAAGGCGGTGCTTACGAGGCTCAGGAGTGAGACCGGCTTCGACACTATAGTTCTGGGTGGAATAGCCAGCAGGTACCAGCTGGAGAGGGCCAGGATGCTGGCCCGCCACGTGGCTGCGGGGGTCTACGCCCCCATCTGGGGTGTGGACCCTGAGGAGCATCTCCTCAACCTCGTCAGGAACGGGTTCAAGTTCGTCATATCGAGGGCTTCCACCATGGGGTTGGGCGCGGAGTATGTCGGGAGAGTCTTCGACGAGGACCTCGCCAGGGAGGTGATAGCGCTCTCGAGGAGGTACGGGTTCAACCCGGCGTTCGAGGGTGGCGAGGCAGAGACCCTGGTGCTCGACGCCCCCCACTACAGGATGGGTTTGTGCGTGAGGGGCAGGGTGGCGAGGCTCCCCGGGGGGGTTTACGAGCTGGTGGTGGAGGGCATGAGGCTCTGCAGCGAGGCTAGGGTGGAGCTAGAGCAGGCCTAGGAGCCTCTCCGAGTTCAATGATATAGCCTCCATAAGCCTGCCAGGATCCTCGCCCCTCGCCTCCGCAACGAGCTTCACAGTCTCCCTCACCATGAGAGGGCTGAGCCGGAGCCCCCTGTAGTTGTAGGGTCCATCGCTCTCCACGACAAGCGACCGGAGGGGTATCTCCCTCGCCACCCTCACGCTCTTCTCCTGCACCCTTATGGCGGAGTTTATGGAGAACCATACTCTACCCTCAGGCAGGGCCCTAGGCAGGGTGGCCGGCCCCGTGTACCAGTGGTACATGAACCTCGCCCTGCTGGTCCACCCTATCCTGTGGGCGACGTGCTTCCAGGCGTCGGGGGCGTGTATGTTAAGCATCACCCCCATATCCTCCGCTAGCTGGACGAACGCGTCGAAAACCTCGTTCTGCACCCTCCACGTGTACTCGTCAACAAACCTCCTATCAAGCCCGACCTCCCCCAGGCACGGGACCCCGTACCTGTAGGCCAGCCTCAGGACCTCCCAGGCCTCCCACACCCTACCCTCCCTCACGTTCCAGGGGTGGAAGCCAAGGCAGGGGACGACCCTCCCGCCGAACGTGTGCCAGAGGTCCAGAGTCCTCCACGCAGACTCAAGGTCATCGGAGACCGCTACAACCACAAGGCTCTTATCAGCGTCAAGTATCTCCTCCACCTCACGGTCGCTGTACTCGTGTAGGTGGACGTGCATGTCGTAGACCCTCAACCCCCTCCACCCCCTCATGCGGGTGGGGCTTTGGGGAGGTTTAACGTCTGGCTGCCACAAGTGGGGTGGGGTTGCGGGCTTGAGGAGTCTTGACCGTGGGTCCTTGGCGGGGCTGGCTCTCGTGGCGGGTCTCTCAGCCTACCTGATCATAGAGGGTTACATGGCCGCCGGGGGCCCCACCCTCTTTCCCCTCGCGGTGGCAGCCCTCTGGGTGGGGGGCGCCGCCGCCATTGCCTGGGGGAGGGCTTGGGGGCTCTACCCTTTCATGCTGGGTTGTCTGGGCTTCATACAGTGGAGGCTCCTGGCAGTGGTGCCGGGCGAGGGGGGTCTCCGCTGGGTGGCTGAGGTGTCCCTGGCCACCCTGCTGTGGTTCGTGGCGACCTTCGAGGTCCTCAGGCTGTGGCTGCGGGTGAGGCGTGGGCGCGTTTAATATAAAGCCTCGTACTCGAACCCGATTCACCCTGGGGTGCTCACGGGCATGGGCGGCAAGCACGGCAAGTACGTGTACGTCAAGAGGGGCGACGGCTGGTATGTGAAGGTTAGGGTGTTCAAGAACCGGCCCCAGGACAGCCCCGAGAGGTATCTTATAGTGGGGCCGAAGAGGAGGGAGGCGCCCATAACCTTCCAGGTTCTAGAGGAGGATGAGCTGCCGGAGGAGGTTAGGAGGGCCCTCTATCTTGTCTAAACCCCCCTGCGGCGAGCCTGAAGTCTCGGTCATAGTGCCGACTCTGAACGAGAGGGACAATATACGCCCCCTCTACGTGGGGCTGAAGAAAAGCCTGGAGGGGGCTGGGCTCGAGTGCTTCGAGATAGTCTTCGTAGACGACTCCTCCACCGACGGCACTATAGAGGAGGTGGAGCGCCTCTCGAGGAGCGACCCCAGGGTTAGGCTTATAGTGAGGAGGGGCGAGAAGGGGCTCTCCCGGGCCGTGCTTGAAGGGCTACGCAGGGCTAGAGGGAGGGTGGCAGTTGTTATGGACGCCGACCTCCAGCACCCCCCGGAGACCGTGCCCCTCCTGGTTGAGAAGGTGGCTGGGGGGGAGGCGGACTTGGCAGTGGCATCCCGCTACGCCCCCGGGGGCAGGGTTGAGGGGTGGAGCCTTGTCCGCAGGATTATAAGTAGGGGGGCGGTGCTGCTGGCGTGGCTCCTCATACCAGAGTCCAGGAGGACCAGGGACCCGGTCTCCGGGTTCTTCGCGGTGAACCTGGAGAGGGTCAGGCCCGCCATTGTGAGCGGCCGAGGCTTCAAGATTCTACTGGAGATACTGTATACAAACCCCTACGCCAGGGTAGTTGACGTCCCCTTCACATTCCGAGGGAGGAGCCGGGGCAGCAGCAAGCTCGGGCCCTCGACAATCCTTGACTACCTGCTCCAGGTCCTCCAGCTCTCGAGCATACCCCGCTTCATCGCCGTCGGCGCCCTCGGCTCCCTGGTAAACCTTGCCGTCTACACGCTGGCCTTCTCCGCCACCGGGGTGCACCCGCTGAGCAGCATACTAGGCTTCGAGGCCGGGCTCATACACAACGCCATACTGCACGACAGGATAACGTTCAGGAATAGGAGCATGTGGAGGAGCCACAGCTTCCTTAGGAGGCTGGCCAAGTACCACGCCACCAGCGCGGCAGGCATAGCAGTCGGCGTCGCGGCCTCAACAATCTTGTATAGCCTCGCAGGCCTCCACCCCCTCCTATCCCAGGCGCTGGGCATCGGAGCGGGCTTCATAGTAAACTTCACCCTAGCCTCAAGGTATATCTGGAGGTAGGTGCCGCGCCTTGGCTGGCAGCAGGCTCAGGCAGCTGGAGGAGGAGGTGAGAAGGTGCACCAGATGCCCGCTCCACGCCACGAGGACCCACGCGGTCCCCGGGGAGGGCCCCGGTGAGGCGGGGGTTATGGTTGTGGGGGAGGCCCCTGGGAGGATGGAGGACAGGCTAGGCCGCCCCTTCGTCGGGCCCGCGGGGAAGCTGCTGGACAGCCTGCTCGAGCTCGCCGGCCTCTCCCGGGGAGAGGTGTATATCACGAATGTGGTGAAGTGCAGGCCCCCGGGGAACAGGGATCCGAGGGAGGAGGAGATAGAGGCGTGCCTCCCCTACCTTGTGGAGCAGATCAGCCTCATCAGGCCTAGGCTGGTGATAGCTGTTGGAAGGCACGCGGGGAGGACGCTCTTCAGGCTAGCAGGCCTGAGGTGGCCGGGCCTCGCCAGGGCGCGGGGTAGGGTTTGGAGGGGGAGGATAGGCGGTGTTGAGTTGTTGATAGCGGTGACCTACCACCCGGCCGCGGCCCTCTACAACCCCGGGCTGAGGGGGGAGCTTGAGAGGGACTTCTCGGGTTTTATAAGGAGGAGCGTGGCGGAAGCCCTCTCGCGGGGCGGCGGTGGAGGGGGTGCTGGTCTGGACAGGTGGTTTTCACCAGATTCTAGAGGACCTGGCGAAGGAGCGGGCGGTGATGTAGACTCCTAGGGTGAATAGAAGGCCTGCGGTGGCGAAGGCGAACGCAACCACAGCACCCGTCTCGATACGCTGGGCCAGAGTATCCTGGCCCGTGGGGGCCGGCTGGGCGGGGGCCTCCAGCTGGGACTCCATAGCCTCCGCCGCTATGCTCCAGAGTATCGCGGAGGCTGTTGCCTCCTCCATCATAGCTATGGCAAGCTGGGGGTCGTCGCCCGCCAGGACCTCGGCGTACTGTATGTAGGCCTCTGTGAGGCCGCTCTGGAAGCCGAGGGAGGAGGCTCTGGCTAGGAGGACGGAGATTATAGCCTCCATCTCCCGGCGGTATAGCTCGAGGTCCTCGGGCTGGGGCGCCTCCTCGGGGGCGGCTGAGACGACCTGGAGCGTCATGCTGACGGCGTCCCTCAGGAAGCCTATGGCGGCCACGTAGTTGCCCCTCTCCTCGTACATCCTGGCCTCGGAGACGAGTTTAGAGAGGGCAGCCAGGTAGGGTGCGAACCTGCCCTCTGGGAGGTTGTAGGCGTTTATCATGTATTCCACTAGGCTCCTACCGTAGTCGGCCGACGTGTAGCCGTACTCCCTGAACACGCTGTATATGATCCTGAGGTCCTCGGACCTAAGCTCCCTCCCAATATCCTTAACAGCCCCCGCAGTCTTGAGCCAGCCCTCGACGCTCTCCAGCCTAGCCTTTATATAGCCCAGCTGTGCGGCGGCGCTCGACGGTTCTCCCGGGGGCGATGCCTTGAGGGACTCTATCGACGCCTCCGCGTCGGCTAGCCGAGTGTAGGCGACGGCGAGCATCTCTATGTAAAGCATACTGCCCTCCTTCTCCATACCGTCGAGCTCGGCCCTGAGCGACTCGAGCTCGGACTCCAGCCCGGCGAGGGCCTCACCCGGCTTCAGGCCCTCCTGCAGGCTCGCTAGGTAGCTCAGTGTGTAGGCGCGGGTGAGGGCTGTGAAGGCGAGGCTCGCCGCAGCGTAGGGTGAGTAGCGCTCCGCCTCCACACTCCTCTCTATGAGCCCCTTTATAGCCTCGCTCTCACGGGAGTAATCCTCCCTTGGGACGCGCCCCCGGGCATCCTCCAGGGCCTTGAGGGCGTTACTCCTCATATCCTCAGCTATGCCCAGCATAGACTCGTTGAAGGCTTCAGGCAGGCCGCCCCGGTAGCTAAACGCCGGCCTGGGCCAGCCCATGAGGCTTAGGGCGTCAAGCACCCCTGCAACAGCAGCGTAGCTGCAGTCCGGCGGCGCGTCGGCCTTGTTCGAGAGGGGTATGGCGAGGACATAGCCCTCCCTGTTGGCTGCGGCGCATTTAGCGGGTATCCCCCCCACCTTAGCCGCAAGACCTCCGGGTGTTATAGCCCCTGTTATGACGTAGCCGTAGTTACCGTGAACCGATACATCGTCATAGCCGGCCGCCGCCATAACGACGGCCACGGCCGTTGCGAGGCTACCGCTAGGCCCCGCCACGGGTCCCTGGCTCCTTATGGATATGGAGACCTCCACGCTCCTACAAGAGACCCCTGCTAGGAGTAGGGCGTTGAGTGCCGCCATCTTCATGCTAAGCTCGGTAGTGGGGTCAACCTCCCCGCCGGCCACAACCTTGAAACCGCCTCCCGGAGACGGCTTGACACTCAGCGTAGCCTCTATAAGCCTCCCCCTCGAGTCCGACTCACCCTCCACGGCCGGCAGGAGGTAGTAGATTGTCCTGGCGTCGTCCCCCGACGCCGCCGTGGAGGGGGCTGCTAGGGAGGTTAGCACTATCGCCAGCACCAGCAAGGCCCAAGAGAAGCCCGCCGACCTGGACGTTTTCCGGCCATTCAGCATAGTCCACCCCAGCACCTCAGCCTGGCTAACCACAGGTAACACGGGCAGTGTTAATCTATATCCTCTAGATAGTTAGGGGCCCCGCGTCGGATTAATAATATTACCTAGGGGTGGACAAACCGTATAGTTGAGGTGAGTGCCAGCGTGGCCCGTAAGAGGAGGGAGTCGAAGAAGGAGGGGGAGGGCGGCGAGAAGAGCAAGGACCTCAAGATAATAAGCGTTGAGGTTGTGACCAGGGACAA from Aeropyrum pernix K1 encodes:
- a CDS encoding diphthine--ammonia ligase, which translates into the protein MARVCALLSGGKDSNYALYLSLARGDEVVCILAVKPRRRDSWMFHTAALEAPRLQAEAMGLSHAYREAVVSGVREREVEELKAVLTRLRSETGFDTIVLGGIASRYQLERARMLARHVAAGVYAPIWGVDPEEHLLNLVRNGFKFVISRASTMGLGAEYVGRVFDEDLAREVIALSRRYGFNPAFEGGEAETLVLDAPHYRMGLCVRGRVARLPGGVYELVVEGMRLCSEARVELEQA
- a CDS encoding glycosyltransferase family 2 protein, translated to MSKPPCGEPEVSVIVPTLNERDNIRPLYVGLKKSLEGAGLECFEIVFVDDSSTDGTIEEVERLSRSDPRVRLIVRRGEKGLSRAVLEGLRRARGRVAVVMDADLQHPPETVPLLVEKVAGGEADLAVASRYAPGGRVEGWSLVRRIISRGAVLLAWLLIPESRRTRDPVSGFFAVNLERVRPAIVSGRGFKILLEILYTNPYARVVDVPFTFRGRSRGSSKLGPSTILDYLLQVLQLSSIPRFIAVGALGSLVNLAVYTLAFSATGVHPLSSILGFEAGLIHNAILHDRITFRNRSMWRSHSFLRRLAKYHATSAAGIAVGVAASTILYSLAGLHPLLSQALGIGAGFIVNFTLASRYIWR
- the udg gene encoding type-4 uracil-DNA glycosylase, giving the protein MAGSRLRQLEEEVRRCTRCPLHATRTHAVPGEGPGEAGVMVVGEAPGRMEDRLGRPFVGPAGKLLDSLLELAGLSRGEVYITNVVKCRPPGNRDPREEEIEACLPYLVEQISLIRPRLVIAVGRHAGRTLFRLAGLRWPGLARARGRVWRGRIGGVELLIAVTYHPAAALYNPGLRGELERDFSGFIRRSVAEALSRGGGGGGAGLDRWFSPDSRGPGEGAGGDVDS
- a CDS encoding ribbon-helix-helix domain-containing protein, yielding MAAMEIIVTYAPRRREKRIKVVTFKIEADLLEEIDRRAEKKGLTRSEFIREAILKQLHQA
- a CDS encoding DUF5622 domain-containing protein — its product is MGGKHGKYVYVKRGDGWYVKVRVFKNRPQDSPERYLIVGPKRREAPITFQVLEEDELPEEVRRALYLV
- a CDS encoding TatD family hydrolase; its protein translation is MRVYDMHVHLHEYSDREVEEILDADKSLVVVAVSDDLESAWRTLDLWHTFGGRVVPCLGFHPWNVREGRVWEAWEVLRLAYRYGVPCLGEVGLDRRFVDEYTWRVQNEVFDAFVQLAEDMGVMLNIHAPDAWKHVAHRIGWTSRARFMYHWYTGPATLPRALPEGRVWFSINSAIRVQEKSVRVAREIPLRSLVVESDGPYNYRGLRLSPLMVRETVKLVAEARGEDPGRLMEAISLNSERLLGLL